In one window of Cellulophaga sp. HaHa_2_95 DNA:
- a CDS encoding HAD family hydrolase, whose protein sequence is MRYKILCSDLDGTLLSTKSDVSELTISEIKRINNSVKVYLVSARMPKAMTYLQKDLGIENEPIVCYNGALILHGSTILDSVAIPLRVLKSIYSLAEDHGIKLGLYYADEWYVEETSERVEKEIKYTKATPEFRPSPATFQDWRSRKIEGAHKVMLMGTKASCDAIFPELQKNHDDAIAIYRSNDTLIEIAPKSVTKLSAIQKLLQTEEALADVIAFGDNYNDIEMLEHVGCGVAVGNARTEVKAIANYIAEENTAHGVAKFIQEHLRD, encoded by the coding sequence TTGAGGTATAAAATACTTTGTTCCGATTTAGATGGAACCCTGCTTTCTACAAAGAGTGATGTTTCTGAACTCACCATATCAGAGATTAAAAGAATCAACAATTCCGTAAAGGTGTATTTAGTTTCGGCTAGAATGCCTAAGGCTATGACCTATCTACAAAAAGACCTAGGAATAGAAAATGAACCTATTGTTTGCTACAATGGGGCATTGATACTTCATGGAAGCACAATTTTAGATTCTGTTGCTATCCCCCTTCGAGTTTTAAAATCTATTTATAGCCTTGCCGAAGATCACGGAATTAAATTAGGACTTTATTATGCCGATGAGTGGTATGTTGAAGAAACGTCTGAGCGGGTTGAAAAAGAGATTAAGTACACCAAGGCAACACCAGAATTTAGGCCATCGCCAGCTACATTTCAAGATTGGCGCTCTAGAAAAATAGAAGGAGCACATAAAGTGATGCTTATGGGGACAAAGGCATCGTGCGATGCTATTTTCCCTGAGTTACAAAAAAACCATGATGATGCGATTGCTATTTACCGTTCTAACGATACATTAATTGAAATAGCACCAAAAAGTGTCACTAAGCTTTCTGCTATACAGAAATTATTACAAACAGAAGAAGCGCTAGCAGATGTCATAGCCTTTGGTGACAACTACAATGATATAGAAATGCTAGAACATGTTGGGTGTGGTGTTGCGGTAGGCAATGCTAGAACAGAAGTAAAAGCCATTGCTAATTATATTGCCGAAGAAAATACTGCACATGGCGTGGCCAAATTTATCCAAGAACATCTCAGAGATTAA
- a CDS encoding DUF819 domain-containing protein, with the protein MNEVLITNDAVVFGLLALCLGFIFYTSSITTGFWRKFYSIVPAVLMCYLLPAILASCRIISDDLSQLYFMASRYLLPAALVLMTLSIDLKAISNLGSKALIMFLTGSVGIIIGGPIAILLVSIFSPETVGGNDFDAIWRGLSTIAGSWIGGGANQAAMLEIFKYNPDEYGKMVLVDIVVANVWMAVILFGVGKTKAIDKWLQADTSAIETLKLKVSAFSAKITRVPTLQDYMLMLCFAFTAVGISHFFGDYISDYLTKNSSAVADPSNFLSFLGSNFFWMVVIATACGILLSFTKAKNYEGAGASKIGSIFIYILVATIGMKMDLTKILENPGLLVVGFIWISIHALLLILVAKLIKAPYFFLAVGSQANVGGAASAPVVAAEFHSSLTSVGVLLAVFGYVVGTGGALLCAYLMEIASKM; encoded by the coding sequence ATGAATGAAGTTTTAATTACGAATGATGCGGTTGTTTTTGGATTGTTAGCACTTTGTCTAGGGTTTATTTTTTACACCTCCTCCATCACTACAGGTTTTTGGCGTAAATTCTATAGTATCGTTCCTGCGGTACTCATGTGTTACTTACTACCTGCTATTTTAGCAAGTTGTCGTATTATTTCGGATGATCTATCTCAGCTTTATTTTATGGCTAGCAGGTATCTCCTACCAGCTGCTTTAGTATTAATGACCTTGAGCATCGATCTTAAAGCAATTTCTAATTTAGGATCAAAAGCATTAATTATGTTTTTAACAGGGTCGGTAGGAATTATTATAGGCGGACCTATAGCCATATTGTTGGTTTCTATATTTTCTCCAGAAACGGTAGGTGGCAATGATTTTGATGCTATTTGGAGAGGCCTTTCAACCATTGCCGGTAGTTGGATAGGTGGTGGTGCAAACCAAGCAGCCATGTTAGAAATTTTCAAATACAATCCTGATGAATACGGCAAAATGGTATTGGTAGATATTGTTGTGGCTAACGTTTGGATGGCTGTTATACTATTTGGAGTAGGAAAAACAAAAGCAATAGATAAATGGTTACAAGCAGATACCTCTGCCATAGAAACCTTAAAACTAAAAGTAAGTGCATTTTCTGCAAAAATAACACGAGTGCCCACATTGCAAGATTATATGCTGATGTTGTGCTTCGCCTTTACAGCCGTAGGAATATCACATTTTTTTGGTGATTATATAAGTGATTATCTTACCAAGAACAGTAGTGCCGTAGCAGACCCTAGTAATTTCTTGTCTTTCTTAGGTTCTAATTTCTTTTGGATGGTGGTCATTGCCACCGCATGTGGCATCTTGTTATCTTTTACAAAAGCAAAAAATTATGAAGGTGCAGGTGCAAGTAAAATAGGTAGTATCTTTATTTATATTCTAGTGGCAACTATTGGTATGAAAATGGATCTTACTAAAATATTAGAAAATCCAGGATTGTTAGTTGTTGGTTTTATATGGATCTCTATACATGCCTTGTTACTTATTTTAGTAGCCAAACTCATCAAAGCACCATACTTTTTCTTGGCGGTAGGAAGCCAAGCAAACGTGGGTGGCGCTGCATCGGCCCCTGTTGTTGCTGCAGAATTTCATTCTTCACTGACCTCCGTTGGTGTTTTGTTGGCCGTATTTGGCTATGTAGTAGGTACAGGAGGAGCGTTACTTTGTGCTTATCTTATGGAAATAGCTTCCAAAATGTAA
- a CDS encoding DUF4369 domain-containing protein — MKNIFLLSLVGLFLISCSGDSKNSMTVNGSIKGLKKGTLYLQQLQDTVLVNLDSLEIKGNGDFSFEAPIENPDIYYLYLIKNDHNDINDRITFFGEPGIITVDTAWDTFDTSAKITGSKTNEKLEEYKKGMSRYNAKNLEILQMRFDPKVNKDSLALDSLIKLSDKNIYRSYAYALNFALNNKDSYIAPYIAVNEVADANMKYLDSIHKMLTPEVAASKYGKQLKNYLEDKKKEE; from the coding sequence ATGAAGAACATTTTCTTACTGTCCTTAGTTGGACTTTTCTTGATTTCCTGTTCAGGAGATTCTAAAAATTCAATGACCGTAAACGGATCTATTAAAGGTTTAAAAAAAGGAACACTTTACCTTCAACAATTACAGGATACGGTTTTAGTAAACCTTGATTCCTTAGAAATTAAAGGAAACGGAGATTTCAGCTTTGAAGCGCCCATTGAAAATCCAGATATTTATTACCTGTATTTAATAAAAAATGATCATAACGATATAAATGATAGAATTACCTTCTTTGGAGAACCAGGTATCATTACCGTAGATACTGCTTGGGATACTTTTGATACCTCTGCAAAAATTACAGGTTCTAAGACTAATGAGAAATTAGAAGAGTATAAAAAAGGAATGTCAAGATACAACGCCAAGAATCTAGAAATTTTACAGATGCGTTTTGATCCCAAAGTAAATAAAGATTCTTTAGCTTTAGATTCTCTGATTAAGTTATCTGATAAAAATATTTACCGCAGCTATGCCTACGCGTTGAATTTTGCGTTAAACAACAAAGATTCTTACATTGCCCCTTACATTGCAGTTAATGAGGTTGCAGACGCTAATATGAAGTATTTAGATTCTATTCATAAAATGCTTACCCCTGAGGTTGCTGCTTCTAAATACGGAAAACAACTTAAAAATTATTTAGAGGATAAAAAGAAAGAAGAATAA
- a CDS encoding type I phosphomannose isomerase catalytic subunit, protein MNLYPLKFNPILKERLWGGTKLGDIFGKPIENDITGESWELSTVKGDISVVANGDLSGTSLQDLIDTNAEEVLGASVVSRFGKEFPILIKFIDAKQDLSIQLHPNDELAKKRHNSFGKTEMWYIMDADEGADLIVGFNKDVTKEEYQKSIEDDKLLDLLNYEKVKEGDTFFINTGKIHAIGAGVVLAEIQQTSDVTYRVFDFNRKDKEGNLRELHTEMALDAMDYTKKDDFKVAYDTTTDTVNEMVDCPYFKTNYIKLTKDLTQDISNRDSFTIFMCVSGAATVVNEFGEASIKKGETVLVSANSKSIELKSNGATLLEVTI, encoded by the coding sequence ATGAATTTATATCCTTTAAAATTTAATCCAATCTTAAAAGAACGTCTGTGGGGCGGAACCAAATTAGGTGACATTTTTGGTAAACCTATTGAAAATGATATTACTGGTGAAAGCTGGGAACTATCTACTGTTAAAGGAGATATATCTGTGGTTGCAAATGGCGATTTGTCAGGAACATCACTGCAAGATTTAATAGATACTAATGCAGAGGAAGTTTTAGGTGCGAGTGTAGTGTCGCGTTTTGGAAAAGAATTTCCGATATTAATTAAGTTCATTGACGCTAAACAAGATTTGTCTATTCAATTACACCCTAATGATGAGCTTGCTAAAAAGCGTCATAATTCTTTCGGAAAGACAGAAATGTGGTATATTATGGATGCTGATGAGGGAGCAGATTTAATTGTTGGCTTCAATAAAGATGTAACCAAAGAAGAATATCAGAAAAGCATAGAAGACGATAAACTTCTAGATCTTTTAAATTACGAGAAAGTAAAAGAAGGAGATACATTCTTTATCAATACGGGAAAAATACATGCAATAGGCGCAGGAGTAGTGCTTGCTGAAATTCAGCAAACATCTGATGTTACCTACCGTGTATTTGATTTTAATAGAAAAGATAAAGAAGGTAATTTACGTGAGTTACATACAGAAATGGCACTCGATGCTATGGATTATACCAAGAAAGACGATTTTAAAGTAGCGTATGATACTACTACAGATACCGTAAATGAGATGGTAGACTGTCCGTATTTCAAGACAAATTACATTAAACTTACTAAAGATTTAACACAAGATATTTCTAATAGAGATTCTTTTACAATTTTTATGTGTGTGTCTGGTGCCGCAACGGTAGTGAATGAATTTGGAGAAGCTAGCATTAAAAAAGGAGAAACTGTTTTGGTTTCTGCTAATTCAAAATCAATCGAATTAAAATCTAACGGGGCTACTCTTTTAGAGGTTACGATATAA
- a CDS encoding 6-carboxytetrahydropterin synthase: MKVKVSRKAHFNAAHRLYNPDWSFEKNDAIFGLCNNPNFHGHNYELIVSITGKIDPETGFVIDVKILKDLIKSEIENAFDHKNLNVEVPEFKNLNPTAENIAVVIYDKLRPHFASDKDLEVILYETPRNFVTYTGNNE, encoded by the coding sequence ATGAAAGTAAAAGTAAGTAGAAAGGCACACTTTAACGCTGCTCACCGTTTGTACAATCCTGATTGGAGTTTTGAAAAAAATGATGCCATCTTTGGACTTTGTAATAATCCGAATTTTCACGGTCATAATTATGAGCTTATTGTGAGTATTACGGGTAAAATAGATCCTGAAACGGGGTTTGTTATTGATGTGAAGATTTTAAAAGATTTGATTAAAAGCGAAATCGAGAATGCTTTTGACCATAAGAACCTTAATGTAGAGGTTCCTGAGTTTAAAAATTTAAACCCTACCGCAGAAAATATAGCGGTGGTGATTTATGATAAATTAAGACCGCATTTTGCAAGTGATAAAGATTTGGAGGTAATTTTGTATGAGACTCCAAGAAATTTTGTTACTTACACTGGCAATAATGAATAA
- the idi gene encoding isopentenyl-diphosphate Delta-isomerase: MKEEHVILVNQSDEQIGTMPKMEAHEKAVLHRAFSVFIMNKKGETMLQQRAAHKYHSPLLWTNTCCSHQRVGETNIQAGKRRLQEEMGFQAELKELFSFIYKAPFDNGLTEHELDHVMVGYSDHSPEINPEEVADWKWMLPEDVKNDIAANPGHYTAWFKIIFEKFYSYITQHKFES, translated from the coding sequence TTGAAAGAAGAACACGTAATCCTTGTAAATCAATCTGATGAACAAATAGGAACCATGCCCAAAATGGAGGCACATGAAAAAGCGGTGTTACACCGTGCCTTTTCTGTGTTTATCATGAATAAGAAGGGCGAAACTATGTTGCAGCAACGCGCAGCACATAAGTACCACTCACCGCTACTTTGGACCAATACCTGTTGTAGTCATCAGCGCGTGGGAGAAACTAATATTCAAGCAGGAAAAAGAAGACTGCAAGAAGAAATGGGTTTCCAAGCAGAACTAAAAGAACTCTTCTCATTCATATACAAAGCTCCTTTTGATAATGGGTTAACAGAACATGAACTTGATCATGTTATGGTGGGGTATTCTGATCATTCTCCAGAAATTAATCCAGAAGAAGTAGCAGACTGGAAATGGATGCTACCGGAAGATGTCAAAAATGATATTGCTGCAAATCCGGGACACTATACCGCTTGGTTTAAGATTATATTTGAAAAATTCTACAGTTACATCACGCAACATAAATTTGAATCATGA
- a CDS encoding type IX secretion system membrane protein PorP/SprF, translated as MKTLHLNTSYYKWVFGILCLVGFLHTTSVTAQQDAQYTQYMYNTVSVNPGYAGSRGHMSVGLLHRSQWLGLDGAPTTQTFNVHSPIGYRGVGLGLSIVNDKIGPTSETNFDVDFSYTIPVSTEAKISFGLKGSINLLDIRYSELNQYAADQTLQQDISNRLSPNIGAGVYYHTEKFYAGLSVPRFLETSHFDESSLSTAKEQMNFYFITGYVWELNPNLKFKPALLTKLVQGAPLQVDASANFMINDKLILGAAYRWSAAVSGMVGFNVSEGFLIGIAYDRETTDLGNTSFNDGSFEIVLRYDFIKTKGNLKSPRFF; from the coding sequence ATGAAAACCTTACATCTTAATACCTCTTATTACAAATGGGTTTTTGGCATACTATGCTTAGTAGGCTTCTTACATACCACAAGTGTTACTGCGCAACAAGATGCACAATACACGCAATATATGTATAATACGGTGAGTGTAAACCCTGGTTATGCAGGCTCAAGAGGGCATATGTCCGTTGGTTTATTGCACAGGTCTCAATGGTTAGGGTTAGATGGGGCACCCACAACACAAACATTTAATGTGCATTCTCCAATAGGGTATAGAGGAGTAGGTTTAGGACTGTCTATCGTCAATGATAAAATTGGGCCAACTTCTGAAACTAATTTTGATGTAGATTTCTCGTATACCATTCCCGTTTCTACCGAGGCAAAAATAAGTTTTGGACTAAAAGGAAGTATCAATTTATTAGATATTAGATATTCTGAACTCAACCAGTATGCAGCTGATCAAACATTACAACAGGATATTAGTAACCGATTGTCTCCTAACATAGGCGCAGGGGTTTACTATCATACGGAAAAGTTTTATGCAGGATTGTCTGTGCCTCGCTTTTTAGAAACTTCACACTTTGACGAATCTTCGCTATCCACTGCTAAGGAACAAATGAACTTTTATTTTATTACCGGTTACGTTTGGGAATTAAATCCTAATTTAAAGTTTAAACCAGCTTTATTAACCAAATTAGTGCAAGGTGCGCCATTACAAGTAGATGCTTCTGCAAACTTTATGATTAATGATAAATTAATTTTAGGAGCTGCTTACCGTTGGAGTGCCGCCGTAAGTGGTATGGTTGGTTTTAATGTTTCGGAAGGGTTCCTAATTGGGATTGCTTATGATCGAGAGACTACAGATTTAGGAAACACAAGTTTTAATGATGGTTCTTTTGAAATTGTATTGCGTTACGACTTCATTAAAACTAAGGGGAATTTAAAATCACCTCGTTTCTTCTAA
- a CDS encoding gliding motility-associated C-terminal domain-containing protein — protein MRSINTYKLVFAILFGLLCSNWASAQFLLQAPNSTDENNYKWYNASDTNTVLGTDFFYEVNQPGVYFATYDGTTCGKNATSYFILTDCESPNNEVTLDITANVPVGANISWSPALTGDQIAPQITATKDVIRYLATLVKAGNAKNLPSFTVVCMSQAANLVDDVATVDEDDSVVIPILDNDTELPVAGTLTTSDPANGTIVIDDNGTPNNPSDDILTYIPTPDFNGQDTFTYTICNTFGDCSTATVTVEVLPIVDTFDDVVTTEENMPITIDNWGANDNDLPTVGTLTVTTPTNGSLVVDDNGTPNDPSDDVITYTPNTDFSGTDSFDYTVCDTLGNCSTATITVITTDQVDLDSDDDGILDAWEDLNTDNDNDPATNPTDSDGDGIADYLDIDSDDDGIPDNVEAQTTSDYIAPSGEDANNNGLDDAYEQDGNLGIIPVNTDFEDLPDYLDDDSDNDNVPDYIEAHDHDHDGIPDVVFIGSDKDNDGLDDGFEGNTTIDIDVNDEVDDPFTDLPNTDEDDESDYRDTDDDDDGIFTADEDLNLDGDYANDDTDGNGIPNYLDLDLEEFSTDEEVEVFNVVTPNGDGVHDYLTISGLENFPNNTIKIYNRWGVLVFVTKAYNTQGNIFTGSSNGRVTVQKDNMLPVGTYFYILDYGDASGTMKSKSGYIYINR, from the coding sequence TTGAGATCAATCAACACATATAAGCTTGTATTCGCTATCCTTTTCGGATTGCTATGTTCTAATTGGGCAAGTGCCCAATTTTTACTACAAGCACCGAATAGTACAGATGAAAATAATTACAAATGGTACAATGCCTCAGATACCAATACGGTTCTAGGTACAGATTTCTTCTATGAAGTAAATCAGCCAGGTGTATATTTTGCAACCTATGATGGAACTACTTGCGGTAAGAATGCCACAAGTTATTTTATCCTAACAGATTGCGAATCGCCTAATAACGAGGTAACATTAGATATTACAGCAAATGTCCCAGTGGGTGCAAATATAAGCTGGTCTCCCGCATTAACAGGAGATCAAATAGCTCCTCAGATTACAGCTACTAAGGATGTTATCCGATATTTAGCGACCTTAGTAAAAGCAGGAAATGCTAAAAACCTTCCTTCTTTTACGGTAGTTTGTATGAGTCAGGCAGCTAATTTAGTAGATGATGTAGCCACCGTAGATGAAGACGACTCAGTGGTAATTCCTATCCTTGATAATGATACAGAATTGCCAGTTGCAGGAACTTTAACAACATCCGATCCTGCAAATGGAACTATTGTTATTGATGATAATGGTACGCCCAATAATCCTTCAGATGATATACTAACTTATATTCCTACACCAGATTTTAATGGTCAGGATACTTTTACGTATACCATTTGTAATACGTTTGGCGATTGTAGTACCGCTACGGTTACAGTAGAGGTACTGCCTATTGTAGACACCTTTGATGACGTGGTGACTACAGAAGAAAATATGCCTATTACCATAGATAATTGGGGTGCGAACGATAATGACCTACCAACAGTGGGTACGCTTACCGTAACTACACCTACCAATGGTTCTTTGGTTGTAGACGATAATGGTACGCCCAATGATCCTTCTGATGATGTAATTACCTATACACCTAATACTGATTTTTCAGGGACAGATTCCTTTGACTACACCGTTTGTGATACACTAGGGAATTGTAGTACCGCCACCATTACCGTAATTACTACAGATCAGGTAGATTTAGATAGTGATGATGACGGAATTTTAGATGCTTGGGAAGACTTGAACACCGACAATGATAATGATCCGGCAACAAACCCAACAGATTCTGACGGTGATGGTATTGCAGATTATTTAGATATTGATAGTGATGATGATGGTATTCCAGATAATGTGGAAGCACAAACTACATCAGATTATATAGCTCCTAGTGGAGAAGATGCTAATAACAATGGCTTAGATGATGCCTATGAGCAAGATGGTAACTTAGGAATAATTCCAGTAAACACGGATTTTGAAGATTTACCAGATTATTTAGATGATGATAGTGATAATGACAATGTGCCAGATTATATAGAAGCACACGATCATGATCATGATGGTATTCCAGATGTGGTATTTATCGGTTCTGATAAAGATAATGATGGTCTAGATGATGGTTTTGAAGGCAATACAACCATAGATATTGACGTTAATGATGAAGTAGATGATCCATTTACAGATTTACCGAATACGGATGAAGATGATGAGTCTGATTATAGAGATACCGATGATGACGATGATGGTATTTTTACAGCAGATGAAGATTTAAATCTTGACGGAGATTATGCAAATGATGATACGGATGGTAACGGAATACCTAATTACTTAGATCTAGATTTAGAGGAGTTCTCGACAGACGAAGAAGTAGAAGTATTTAACGTGGTTACGCCAAACGGAGATGGAGTACATGATTACTTGACGATCTCTGGGTTAGAAAATTTCCCAAACAATACCATCAAAATTTACAACAGATGGGGTGTGTTAGTGTTTGTTACAAAAGCGTATAACACCCAAGGGAACATTTTTACAGGAAGTTCTAATGGCCGTGTTACGGTACAAAAAGACAATATGTTGCCTGTAGGTACTTATTTCTATATTTTAGATTATGGAGATGCATCGGGCACTATGAAATCAAAATCAGGATATATTTATATAAACAGATAG